Part of the Candidatus Dadabacteria bacterium genome is shown below.
CGCTCATACCAACGCTGTTGAGCACGAGCAGTACGTGCTTGGTGGTAAGGCGCGGATTGGGATCGGAGACGAAGTCTATGAAGTCGAGAAGGATGACGTAGTCTTTATTCCTGCCGGGGTTCCCCACTGGTATGAAGTTGAGGGCGAGGAGCCTTTTGAGTTTCTGTGTCTTGTACCGAATCTTGAAGACAAGATAGAGCTTATCAATAAATAAGCTTAGAATTTTGGACAGCATTGCTATCTTGACTGACGTAAAGCGTCAAAGCGGTGCTGTTTACGCCTAACATTATCCCTATAATTAGTAATTGAGATTGATTGCTATACGTCGCCTGAGTTTGTAATTGGTACGTAGGCCACGGAAACTTTACAAGGTCTGGAATAATCGTTTGCCCAGATATAGTTTTGTCAAAGCGTGTATTAGATCGACAGAGGAGGTTGGAGAAAAAAAGTGGCTAAAAAGCAGAAAGAACCAAGGCTCTGGCTTATTCGCTCCGGCAGTCGAGGAGAGCGTGAATTAGATGCCCTTGAGCAAAACAAAGCACTTGTCGGCTGGAGTGAAGTCGGAGACCTAAGTAATAAGAATCGTAGCGAGATTGTTAGGCGGCTTGAAGAGATATTTCCCGGTAGCAGTAAGAATCGGATTGCGAATTACGCTTCACAACTTCACCGGTTTGTGAATATTATTCAGATAGGTGACTTGGTGGTTATGCCCCGCAAGCTTACCGATGGTATTGCAATTGGTGAGGTGACTGGAGATTACAACTATATTGATGACCCTAATGATATTTTTCCCAATTCGCGTTCCATTAAATGGCATAAGGAATCCGTACCTCGCGATAATTTTAAGCAGGACTTGCGCCACTCATTTGGAGCATTTATGACTGTCTGCGAAATCAAACGAAACAGGGCTATTGACCGCGTGCTAGCGGTTCTTGAAACTGGAAGAGATCCAGGTCCGCTTCTTGACAAGCCAGGACTCATTCCTACTCAGATTGTAGATGATGAATCAGATGTTGAAGAATACGAAGTTGATATTGAAGAAGTAGCAAATCAGCAAATTGTTTCGCTGATCAAATCTCAATTTGCCGGTCATGACTTGGCCAAGTTGGTAGCGGAAATACTCGAAACCGAGGGCTACACGACAAAAGTTTCACCTCCGGGACCGGACGGAGGAGTCGATATCCTTGCCGCGGGAGGCACTCTTGGCCTTGGTGAGGACCGTATCTGTGTTCAGGTCAAATCAAGTGATGGTGAAGCCAATCGTGATGTGGTACTCAAGCTTATAGGTTCTGTTTCTCAAAGTGGGGCGCAGACAGGATTGCTTGTAAGTATTGGTGGTGTGAATAAAGCTGCACGGAAGGACCTTGACGACGATTTTTTCAAACTCCGTCTGTGGCAGATGGATGATCTGCTGAAAGCGCTTTTCAAAAACTACGCTGAATTGCCTGAGTACATGCGTGCTAAACTTCCACTTAGGCAAATCTGGGCTCCTGTTTCGCAAGATGATTTATAACATGATCTTGTTTTCTAAAGCATCGCTGGTGGAGAAAGTTTCCGTCGACATAGCACGGTTTTTATTTCTCGTGAAAAATGGCTGATATGTAGTATGCACTATCGGCACGTTTCTTTAAGGCTTTCAACCGTTCTGTCATTTTCGATTACGGCACTGGCCATATAGGCGGAAAACCGAAGCCACGTTTTTCCATCTCTTCTGTATTCAGGCAAATCAATGCCGACGCGAAGCAGAAGAAAATATCTAGATCGCGGTCTGAAAGTACGGAACTCTTATTCCGATTCGACTTTCCCTTTGTGCCCACATGGAAGTATTTAAAGTCCATATACGAAGAGCCGTGTCTTTTGAGACAAGCTATTAACTCATCCTCAGAAATTGGTCTTATGTTTTTGGTTTGACCTAAGACATTGATTTCTCGAATTATATCTTTACAGATTCTTTCCTCGCCTGCACTCCGGTACTGCAGTTCCTCGTAAAGATTTAACAGATCGTGATTAGGTTTTTTGGGAAAAATGCGGAAGAGAAGAAGAAAAAGAAAACGTAGAAATTGTTCTACCGATACAAAAATCAGTTCGAAAGAAACAGCGGAGAGAAGGGAGTAATCTATATAATTACGAATTCCCCGAGCCTGTAAAGCTCTCCGCAAGGGCGCGGGGCTGGCGGCTCGCCGACGTGGAAGCCTGGATAGATGCCCGGGAGAATTACAGGGCGGGAAGGTTAACTGATAAGCGGCCGAGTGAGTAAAGTTAATTTGAAACTAATTATCTGGAGGAAGTTACGACATGGGATTATCTACATCTGAATTGATTAAAATAGGATTGCTTCAAGGTCTTCCCCTAGTAGTACTCGTTGGAGCATATCATCTCATTCGAAGCTGGTGGAGAAAACAAAACCAGAAAAAACATCTTCGTAAAATTATCTCTACCCATGTAAAAAAGATTCGGGAGGCGAAGGATACACCCGACCCGGATCCAAAATCAAAAGTAATATATAAAGCGAGTGAAGTCCGAAAATCGCATTATGATGTTATGTATAAACAAATTGATGATTTACTAAGTCACAAAGCTGTCTTGATTGATTATGAAGATGAAGAATTAATTAGAAGGGCATTTTATTACATCAATCGCTTGAACGAAAAAAACAAGTTCTTTGGTTATTACGAAGTGCTTCTAGACCTTGAAGTTTACGAAGAAAGATTAATTAAGCACTTAAAAAAAATTAAATGGCTGCAACTTGAGAAACCAGAACACCCCCTTCCTTTTATGCGGTAGTAAGTAAAAGCCCTGTCAGCTACTTTTCAGTTTTCCGAGCTCTCATCAATAGCGGCGATATCTTATAGGAGAGTATACAGGTATTACTAAGAGAGAAACACATGGCAAGCATAAACCGTTTCTTTTAAGCTTTCAATCTTCTGCCGTTTCGTGCTCTATCAGTGAAAGCGCCCTTTCGGCAGCCTCCTTTATCATCATGTTCTCATTCTGCTCAATCAATGCCGCCGCAAAGCAATAGAGAACCAGTTTTTCGCGTGCGGTAAAGAGGGGTTTATTATACAATTTCCCCCCTTTACCCTTCACTCGGAAGTATTTAACGCTCAAATATGAAGACGTGTGTTTTTTGAGGCACTTTATTAATTCCTCCCAGGAAATTGGACTTATCTTTTCGGTCTCAGCGCAATCGTTAATTCTTGGAGCTATATTTGTACGTATCCATTCTTCGCCTGGACCCTTATCCCGCAATTTCTTGTAATCAGAGTACAAATCGTGCTTAAGTTCCTCGGGAAAGTCAGGAAAGAACCAAAGCGAAAGAGTACGTAGAGATTGCTCCACCGACACCAGAGTCAATTCGAAAGAAACAGTGTGGAGGAGGTCAATATCATAGGAGTGACAAGTACTCGCACACAAAGCCGATGCGAATTTATGGGCTTTCGCGGCGTGCATCAGTCGCATTTTTGTATCCCTTTTGGTCTCTATTGTTTTTTTAGAGTACCATTCCTCACCTAGCGTCATTTTTGTATCCCTCCAACATCAAAGTTGTATAACATTGTATATGATTTCCAGAAATGATCCCTCGGGGACCCTGCGAGATTTTTGGCCGCAATGGGGGGGGGCGTTGTGGGGGCCTTTCCGTTAAGAGAGGCCCTTTTCCGGTACACTGTAAAGCATGGATACAAGGGCCCTGATCACGCATATTGAACCCTTGCCCGTTGGCGATGGCGATCTTTACAGGGAGCCTTACCGCTTACTGAAATACCAAAAGCAATTCCTACGGGGAACTTTCAAGCCGGGGATCATGCGGGCGGGTTTCACTTTGGGACGTGGAGGTGGCAAGACTGGATTAGCTTCGACTCTCGCTCTCTCCGCGTTGCTTCCCGATTCTCCCCTACATAGGCCTGGGTTTGAGACTGCGGTAATCGCGTCGAGTTTTGTGCAAGCGGTGATCTACGGGCAGGCGGTGAAAACGTCCCTTGAATTGATGGGCAAGAGCTTGGGTACTCACGGGGATTTTCGGGTACTCGATTCCCAGAATACCTTTGAACTGGTAAACTGAGCGACCGGTTCCCGGCTCAAGGTTTACGGGAGCGATAGGAAGAGGGCCCACGGATTGCGCCCGAATTTGATACTTGCCGATGAGCCCGCGCAATGGGAGATCGGCGGGGAAAGGCTTGCCCCGGCGTTGCGTACCGCTCTCGGGAAAAGGAAGGGAACGCGTATGCTTGCCTTCGGTATCCGTCCCGATAGTGAGACTCACTGGTTTGAGCGTATGCTTACCGAGAAAGACCCTTCCGTTTTCTCGATGGTTTTCACGGCGTCCCGGGAGCTCCCCTGGGAAGGAT
Proteins encoded:
- a CDS encoding restriction endonuclease, whose amino-acid sequence is MAKKQKEPRLWLIRSGSRGERELDALEQNKALVGWSEVGDLSNKNRSEIVRRLEEIFPGSSKNRIANYASQLHRFVNIIQIGDLVVMPRKLTDGIAIGEVTGDYNYIDDPNDIFPNSRSIKWHKESVPRDNFKQDLRHSFGAFMTVCEIKRNRAIDRVLAVLETGRDPGPLLDKPGLIPTQIVDDESDVEEYEVDIEEVANQQIVSLIKSQFAGHDLAKLVAEILETEGYTTKVSPPGPDGGVDILAAGGTLGLGEDRICVQVKSSDGEANRDVVLKLIGSVSQSGAQTGLLVSIGGVNKAARKDLDDDFFKLRLWQMDDLLKALFKNYAELPEYMRAKLPLRQIWAPVSQDDL
- a CDS encoding AlpA family phage regulatory protein, producing MVLPIQKSVRKKQRREGSNLYNYEFPEPVKLSARARGWRLADVEAWIDARENYRAGRLTDKRPSE
- a CDS encoding cupin domain-containing protein, translated to MYVKKVRDVESTIIGAGQGTSRQVLISPEEGPNFAMRKFVMQPGGDIPAHTNAVEHEQYVLGGKARIGIGDEVYEVEKDDVVFIPAGVPHWYEVEGEEPFEFLCLVPNLEDKIELINK